CTTAGACGGCGAAATTGTTATATACTTAAGAGGCGCCATGTTTCATCTGAGTATGCTGACGAATCCATTTGTCGATTAGTTCTATATAATACtcatattaattattttaattacactttagtatatatataattatttatttatattcttaATAATTAGACTAATGGACATATTTTGGAAAAAATACCAACTTAATATGAAATAAGCAACATTGTTCACACAAGTACcagcaaaaaaaaaccatGGAATTGACATCAATTTGTCCATGCAAAAACAAACTTCTACAAACCTAAATGAGCCTAGCTTGAGATGTTCGTGTCCATGTTGACATTTCCTCCAGAATGTGCACTAGAATATTGAGACATAAGAAACTCAAGTTGAGTCCTCATTCTCTGAACCTCTTCATCAAGCTCTATAGTCTTTGCCTCAGCACTTTCAGCCCTTCCCTCAGCCCTTTCAGCCCTTCCCTCAGCCTTTTCAGCCCTCTCAGTGACCTCACGTAGTCTCTCCTCCATATTCGGTCGAGAACGTGAAGTGGAAGAGGTGGAAGATTGGCTCTTATCTTTGATGCTTGCATGTCCAAGACCACGCAGCTCCCCCCCTTTTCTTGTTCCAAGTCCAAATTCAAGCAGTCCATACTGAGCCTCTAGACCAAAAGGTGGGATCTGGTCATTAGGGGTGTCAGGATTTTTACTTATAAAATCATTCTTCAATCTTGCGGCTTCATCCCTCATCTTCTTCTGTAAGTGTAAGACGACAAGCATTCAACATTGTTTACAATTGTGTTTTACATCAGTCTAAACATTCAATAAACAATAAACAATGTAGGGCATGCACTAAATAGTTGTTAAGAAAACATGTCATTTACtaacaaaaaatatttgtaAGTCTTCAACCATACCAACAATAGCAGCATCTAAAATTAGTTTAGGAACAACATAGTTGTTATAATAGTCAGCAACCCTTAATAGTCAGCAACCCTTAAGCAGTAAGtgtggtatatatatacatatgtataacatacaattagtataaaaactcaattttCATATAATTTAAATCACTTACCCCATTTGCAGCAGCTTCCTCCTCCTTGGAGGCAGCATAAGACTCCTCATAACCTGAAATGACAAAAAGTTCATCACCTTTATCTCTAAATGCAGCCATCCTGTAGACGATCGGTTTCCGCCCTGCATGATGTTCCATTTTCCTCTTTTTACGGTTGTTCGTGTTAGCGACTGAGCGTCTCTATTATACAAAACCATCAACATTAATCACAAACATAAATAAGAAGATAAGACTATGACTTATACAACTTTGTTATGATATATACGGCTGATGCTTAATTACATTGACTTAATCTGTTCTATTTTAATTCATAGAGGCAAACCACTTATACGTTTACAGTTTACCTTAAAAATTGGTGACTCAAAGTGTTGACAAAGCCACACCCACTCATCTTGCCTGTGACAAAGCTCCAAAGGGAGCTCTTTACTCCCATAAGTCTTATAGTGGGCAGCAAAGTCCCCCTTCCAGTCTGCAAATATTTTTCTCGCCTTTTTTTGGATCCACGCCCACATGTCGTCATTCTCATAATCAATAACAAAGAACAACTGTAACATAATCACAACAACAATCATTATACCAATTAGTTTtaataatttacaaataaaCTATAAGAAAATAGGACTTCTACAACTTACCGAAAGACAATCTGTCACCTTTGTCTTCTCATCCAGATGACATTCTTCCCAATTTGTTGTCTTCATTGCAACTTTTCCCCGTATGCAGCTGCCAATACAACTGACCAAGAGGCTGTTACAATCCTGTGAGTCAGGTCCCATGATGAGTTCCTTCTCATAGACCACCTGGATCTTCCCTGATGCTCTAATAATATCTCCAAGTTTTTTGTTGTTCACCAACCCCCGTTTGCGTTTTGGGGGAGGGTCTTCAGTCCCTCTTTTTGAGAGCCGAATACTAATCAAAGGAGGGTCATCCTCAGATCGTTCTACTGGTATCTCACCAAATAGGTCATCCTCATCTGAGAGTGGGGGAGCCGTTGCAGCAATTGTTCCCATTGTGGTAGTCACAGTGGGCTGCGATGATTCAGTTGGAGCACCATTGTGTTGTCGTACAACCGCTTCTCTAAAGAGGCCTTCAGCGTCTTTGCAAGCCTTTCTCTTCCTCCCACCAGGCATGTTGTGAGCTGAATCAAGATAAAACCCCAAATCAGTGCAATCTAGATAACTTAATGAGATTGAAATATAAACAAATAACTTAAGTAGATTGAAACaactctatatataattaaagactATATCTGGAGGGTTTCTAATCTATAACTTAATTAGTTATAATGATTATACTCTTGATTGTAACTCATCATCCGAATGGAAAAGCTCCACTTCTCCAATCcagagcaaaaaaaaaacaagaaacagaagacaaaattaacataCAAAGATAAACAGTAGGATGTGTTCTAACTTGAGATTGAGAGTTTGGAAATGTTAATATAACCACTTAAGACAAAATAACCTCCTGATCGGCTATTGAAAACTGAGCAAACTAAGAATATTTCACAGCAAatctcaatatataatatttgggGGTTTTGCTCATCTCTTTGATTCAAGCATCAACCTTTATAAATTTACACAAACACTAGCCAAGATCCGACCTATACTTAATTGAAAAAGGGACAAGAAACTACAAAACAGATTTGGCTTTCACTATTAAATCCAATAAAGTAAAGAGCTTCAAACTCATGATGCAATACCAGCATATAAAAGCCACAAATCTGGAAATAGAACCCTAGATATGCATTGAAACAAACCATTATATATGGAATAAGAGAATTTGGGGAAAGAGACGAACCTTGGGTTTCGTTTGTGGCCAAGACAGAGAGTTCTCTTATATAAAATGGAATGAGAGCAATTAGGGATTAGATAATTTAGAGAGGAAATCTGGGTCTAATATCTAGGGATTTCAGGATTGAATAGGCTGGGTATGACTAACAAGGAGATTTGTGAGCTGATTGAGAGAGAAAATAATTCTGGGGATCTAGGGATGGAAAGAGCCAACTCTTTACTAGAAATATCGGGTTCAGTTTTGGCAGCATCAGTTTTAAGGGTTTAGGGTGCAGTTTTAATTTTGGGCTGAAAATAATGGTGGGAAAGATACCGCGCGCCTTAAATTTTGTGTTATGCGATGAAATCCTTTTCTCAAATGAAAACATGATTTAGAATCTCTACATTTATTAATACACAATGTAGAGTAtggttttttttagaagacaCTTAAATGGTTAGAGTATATAGatcaatttaaaaacaagtAGAATAGTTCATAACATTCTGGAATTCATACATGTTAACTAGAATTATATTACACGTAAAAGtttaaacatacatatattagTACTCAATCATTTTCTTCATAATCCTCATCGGCgtcctcatcctcatcttcatcctcatcgtcattttcatcttcatcattaaTGAAGTCTTCTTCTGTGCGGGGAATGTACGGTAGAGGATCGAAATCAAACTCTATAGGAACGTATTCAGACGCTTGAAAGTGTATCTCGTTGTTGATGCAAATATTGTTTGTGACATGGATGGCTGAGGTAGAAGGCTCTTGATATGGTTCAATAGCCATATTATCAATATCTTGCTCTACACCCTGTGCAAGTGTTCTTGCATCAAAAATATTTCTGTGTGACATCATGTTTACCACTTTCCAACCGCGGCCCAATTTCGGATCATCAAGATAGAACACTTGTTTTGCCATGGTTGCAAGAATAAATGGCTCATTTTCATACCAGCTTGTGTGTGTATTCACTGATAATAGGCCATGATCCAATCTGGTACTCCTCCGAACACTTGGGTCAGTATTGAACCATCTACACTTAAACAAAACAACCGGCATACGAGATCCATACAGTAGTTCAATAACAGAAACAAGGACCCCATAGTATGGTGGTCCTCCATTCTTATCCTCTACCATGACGCCACAGTTTTGTGTCTTCTTCCCTTGATCTAAAAATTCTGTCAGAAACCTTACGCCGTTCACTACACAAGCCGCATATACATTATGTGATTGTGGCATACTGGCCAAATGTTGCATCTGTGGGGAGTACAACTGACTGTTTTCTCGTTGTAACTTTCTCATCTGAGAAAAATATCAATCACACACAGGTTAGAAATGACTAGTCAATAATTGTTGTTCTCTTTTTTGtgacaaaataaatattaaaattttacGTACCCATTTCTTGAAATATTTAGGAAATGATCTCTTGTGCGTCTCTTCTGGGTGATCGTCACCATTATCCTCAAGTTATTTCAAATGATACTCCATAAAATCTTGAACTTCATCACAATATTGCAGTAGGTTACACACTCGTGTGAAATGTACGCAGTTGTAATGGAACCTTCTGGGTTCGCTCGATTTCTGACATAACCTTTATAATCCCCAAGTTGtcttaaaacaaaaaacatagttagaaaGTTATACAttgtatataattaaaaatatgatATGGTAAACATACACATATATTTTACCTTTCTATGGGAAACATCCAGGTATAGTGTACTGGGCCAGTAAGCAGAACTTGGTCGGGAAGGTGGACCATGAGGTGAACCATGATATCAAAAAAGGCAGGGGGAAAAATCCTCTCTAATTTGCAAAGGATGTATACAATCTCTTCTTTCAATTTTAAGAGATCTGACTTCTTCACTTCTCTAGTGCATAACTTTTGCCACCAGCTGGACAAGGCTACTAATGGCTCTACTACATCAAAATGCAGATACGGTCTAATTACCACTGGAAGAAGTCGTTGCATTAAAACATGACTGTCATGAGTCTTCAACCCAATTATCTTTTGTTCCTCCACCTTAACACATCGCGCTATATTTGCTGCATACCCTTGAGGATATTTAACATCATGAAACCACTTGAAAACCCAAGGTTTTAAAGACGGCTTCACCTCGTAAGGTGCAATAGGCATTTCCACTTTTGTCCCCGTCTTTTTTAACCACAAGTGTTCACGCAAGCCCATATTTTCCAAATCCACCCGAGCTTTGATATTATCCTTTGTCTTATCTTTAAGATCCAGAGTTGTTCCCACAACGCTGTCGCTTACATTCTTCTCTATGTGCATGACATCTAAGCTGTTTCTATGTATCGATTTTGACCAGTAAGGCAATTCAAAGAATATACTCTTATGTTGCCAACACGCAAGATGCTTTGGgcgttttattttttttattttaggaTTACCGCTAAGCGGTCCAAAATCGAAAGAGTTCATCTTGTCCAAAACTTCATCTCCAGACCACTTCTGGGGCTCTGTATCCCACTCTTCAGTACCATCGAATGCAGATGCATCAAACCGCCATTCGTGATCAACTGGAAGCCATCTTCGGTGACCCATGTAACACACCTTACCAGCATGCCAGCTAGAATTAACATTGTCCAAGCAGACAGGACAAGCCTTGTACCCGTGCGTGGTTTGAGAAGACAACATCCCGTAAGCAGGAAAATCACTGATAGTCCACATAATTGCTGCTCTCATTCTGAAAGAAGACTGACTATGCCTGTCAAAAGTTGCCTTTCCATTATTCCATAGATCTTTCAGCTCATCAATCAATGGTCTCAAGTACACATCTAGACACTTTCCCGGGGACTTGGGACCTGGGATCAACAAAGTCAGTATATTGAATTCCTTCTTCATACACATCCAAGGAGGCAAATTGTATGGCACAACAATAACTGGCCAAGTACTATGAGTAGAGCTCATGTTTCCCCAAGGATTGAACCCGTCTGTGCTGAGTCCGAGCCTTACATTTCGAACATCTGCTGGAAAATCAGGAAACTGTCTATCAAAATGTTTCCAAGCCTCACCATCAGAAGGGTGTTTgagaacatcatcatcatcatcatcatcccttGCCCTCCCATGCCATCTCATCGCCTCTGCAGTGTGCGAGGCCATGTATAAACGTTGCAACCTAGGTGTCAATGGGAAATAACGAAGCACCTTCACAGGGACCTTTTTCCTTTGATACAGAGACGATGCTTTCCATCGAGATTCATTGCACACTGGACATTCATCATAATCTTTATAATCTCCATAAAACAATTCACAGTTATATTTGCATGCGTCTATTTTCACATACTCGAGGCCGAGGCCATCAAGAATCTTTTTTGTCTTATAATAACTGTCAGGAAGTAAGTTTTCTGGGTGCAACAAACGCTTAATATACTGACAATTTTCATCATAACTGACATTCGACCATTTATGCCTCACTTTTAACTGCATTTGTGACATCAAGGCACTCAAAACAGTCTCTGAACAACCAGGGTACAATGGGGTTTGCGCTTGCGTGAGCAATCTCTTATACTTATCAAAATCACTAGTGTCAATGGGTACATCAAATTCCTCAGCTTGATCATATCTCGAAACATATGGAAAATTATCAACTAGCATGTTCATAGTGGGGTCCATAGAAAGGCCGCCAATACCACTAGATGTCCCAGCCTGATGACTGTAACTTGCTTGGAATTCAACTGTGGTAGGATAAGTAGCTACTTCACCATGGTCTGTCCATGTTGTATAACTCTGCCACATACCATAATGTGACAAGTGCTGATACATAACTGAATCAGTTACATACTCGTTGCAACAACACATTCTACACGGACACTTGTACCATTCAGCTCCATTACCCTGGTTTCTTGCATAGTTCACAAAATTATAGATTCCCATTATATATAGAGGGTCCTCCCTCCCTAGCAGCATCCAACTTTTATCCATGTTATTTGTATGCTGTCATAATAAAAACTAAAtaataagcacaaaaatgtaCATATGtgtttctccatcaccttatgCCTCCGGTTAGGGTCCTAATCTCATTCAGGAAAAAATGACTTTGTTTGACAGTTTGTAGTTGTATTTTCGTTCTCGTTCGTGAGAAAATTTCGGCAGCATCTCCCTACAGTTCCTCAAGTGCACGAATATTTATACCTAAATGAAAGCGGGAGATCGTGCCAAAATATATCTCACTATCGAAAACGAAAACACTAGAAATACAAACTATGAAACAAAGTCCTCTTTTCCCAAACTGTCCAAAAATAGGACAATTCAAGAATCATGTATGATTCTGAAATCATACATAATTCCCAAACGAGATTTCTAAGGCTAACTATCGAGAATGAAAGAATTATGCATTATTCCATACGTCATACTACTAAACACAACACTGTCAAATGATTGTGTAtataattaacacaaatacaAATTAGCAACATACAATACAATAACAAGTGAACTGTTGGAATTCATCACTagaaaaataattgaaattatAGAGAATAATATCTTATACCAAGTTAGAATCTAGTGGGTGGACCAAATTAAGTATTTTATCATGCAAATGACAAATAATATGAATCAATGACAAGAATcattcacacaaaaaaatataGGGAAAACATGAGAGAATGGTTAAAATGAGAGATTAAGTGATCATACCAAGCAATAAGCTACTGGGTAGAGGTGCATGGAGCAAGAGAAAGGTTTAGAAGACCATTGTAGGCCACTTCCATAGCATAAAATGGAAATCGCCGCCTACATTTGACAAGCAACTTCTGAGGTTTTTTTCCCGTTTGTTTTAGATCTGGGTTTAAAGCTGATGTTATAGATGGGGTTTACTTAAGAGACGGAATAATTCGTCTCTTCGAACCCATAATTCGCCTCTTAAAGACGTCTTAGGTGACGAAAATTTCCGTCGTTTCTAAGAATCACTTACGTGACGAACTCATAACGACGAAGACGTTTCGCCGTATAAGTACGTAGTTAAGCGACAAGTATATCACTATTGTCGCTAGGTGAGTTACTAAAGGGACGAACCAAGCCTAAGTTATATTTCATCGCCTAAGAAGCACTTAAGAGGCGAAATTGTTTTGCCAAGCTTCCAGTTCGCCGCTTAAGACCGGTTTTCCACTAGTGATAACATAAAGTGTATCTTAACGTCAAGGAAGCACAGTGAAATGTTTTTCGGTAACATGCATgtagaattttagatatatatgttACCTACAGATGTTCTACAATCCAAGACTATATATATCGAGTAGGGACGGTACGGTACAGTATCTCTATATTGTTATTTACATGTTGGCAATAATCCTTGCTGAGGCAGTAAGGCTTCTTTCGTTTTTGCACTTCTCCTCTTCTCGATACTTAGGCTTGAATGACCGTAAGATCAGAGATTCAGAACCTCATCAGctacaagagaaaaaaattataggtAAGAAATCAAATTCCTCAAAGATGCAATATGCTACTATGCTAGCTAGAAGTCTAGAACGTTCGGTTTCACCATAAAATGAGACTAATTAGTAATTTCGTAAATGAGGGTTTGATAGATCACGACATAATAACCGATTCCATCTCTTTCAATCTTTATACAGTCGTCCTGAGAATCTCTTGACCATTTATCTTAGAAGGTGAGATTTCTCACTAAACTAATGATAATCAGAACACATCAATTTTTCGTTATTCAAGCAGTCGATTTCGTAAGTATTATATCTGATAAAGTTTCGACCAATCGTTAATCTCTATCTGGTTTAGTAAATTATGAC
This genomic interval from Argentina anserina chromosome 1, drPotAnse1.1, whole genome shotgun sequence contains the following:
- the LOC126802710 gene encoding uncharacterized protein LOC126802710, which translates into the protein MDKSWMLLGREDPLYIMGIYNFVNYARNQGNGAEWYKCPCRMCCCNEYVTDSVMYQHLSHYGMWQSYTTWTDHGEVATYPTTVEFQASYSHQAGTSSGIGGLSMDPTMNMLVDNFPYVSRYDQAEEFDVPIDTSDFDKYKRLLTQAQTPLYPGCSETVLSALMSQMQLKVRHKWSNVSYDENCQYIKRLLHPENLLPDSYYKTKKILDGLGLEYVKIDACKYNCELFYGDYKDYDECPVCNESRWKASSLYQRKKVPVKVLRYFPLTPRLQRLYMASHTAEAMRWHGRARDDDDDDDVLKHPSDGEAWKHFDRQFPDFPADVRNVRLGLSTDGFNPWGNMSSTHSTWPVIVVPYNLPPWMCMKKEFNILTLLIPGPKSPGKCLDVYLRPLIDELKDLWNNGKATFDRHSQSSFRMRAAIMWTISDFPAYGMLSSQTTHGYKACPVCLDNVNSSWHAGKVCYMGHRRWLPVDHEWRFDASAFDGTEEWDTEPQKWSGDEVLDKMNSFDFGPLSGNPKIKKIKRPKHLACWQHKSIFFELPYWSKSIHRNSLDVMHIEKNVSDSVVGTTLDLKDKTKDNIKARVDLENMGLREHLWLKKTGTKVEMPIAPYEVKPSLKPWVFKWFHDVKYPQGYAANIARCVKVEEQKIIGLKTHDSHVLMQRLLPVVIRPYLHFDVVEPLVALSSWWQKLCTREVKKSDLLKLKEEIVYILCKLERIFPPAFFDIMVHLMVHLPDQVLLTGPVHYTWMFPIERQLGDYKGYVRNRANPEGSITTAYISHECMRKLQRENSQLYSPQMQHLASMPQSHNVYAACVVNGVRFLTEFLDQGKKTQNCGVMVEDKNGGPPYYGVLVSVIELLYGSRMPVVLFKCRWFNTDPSVRRSTRLDHGLLSVNTHTSWYENEPFILATMAKQVFYLDDPKLGRGWKVVNMMSHRNIFDARTLAQGVEQDIDNMAIEPYQEPSTSAIHVTNNICINNEIHFQASEYVPIEFDFDPLPYIPRTEEDFINDEDENDDEDEDEDEDADEDYEEND